A region from the Microcoleus sp. FACHB-672 genome encodes:
- a CDS encoding DUF4114 domain-containing protein, producing the protein METTIETLPGDTNDTLTGGTASDTLTGGTTTEPTTPTEPVDETAVLTPTGTNTTDGSTDTSSIDGSTGTDTTGDSTLSGGESDTLQGAVDYDTIIATSGESSLPGTTSTDSLGGAEEPSTLPGGESTLPGGESTLPGGESTLPGGESTLPGGESTLPGGESTLPGGESTLPGGESTLPGGESTLPGGESTLPGGEGPTTPTSGDSTFESGTFVVGESGEVSFSYEWDGGDYKGEVGIFNLEGMEEFEPGSEEFIQEAATRAVSNSAQGYVVIKDAEEGAKSEGELPWEENFNEGEYAGPKTFEMAAGSTFGVIFSPNGTVQGLAEDPTLSGDEYPLFSIATANPDDALQVGQLADVTGEGSVFVMEDVYVGNPNSDADYNDFIIRVEGAVGEAPSIDEYINPDKDWREEEAGQALIEDLNSGEGEEPTGGEGEEPTGGEGEEPTGGEGEEPTGGEGEEPTGGGGELPPNLPDGGNTGGEFPGGGNTGGEFPGGGNTGGEFPGGGNSGGNGNDTLTGSEGSDTLNGGAGNDTLDCGGGDDTATGGEGDDDIDGEEGDDDIDGNAGNDTVIGGVGNDIAGGGEGNDSVDGSDGNDTVEGDVGNDTCVGGGGNDTIVGGEGDDDTSGDDGSDTVDGGIGNDTVDGGAGDDTCEGAEGSDTVDGGEGNDTVDGGTGEDSVDGGEGDDTCEGAEGNDSVDGGTGEDSVDGGEGDDTCEGGEGDDTLGGGDGDDDASGDEGDDVIEGEGGSDTCQGGEGSDTIVSGDGNDAGSGDEGEDVIDGGTGDDINSGGGDNDTVLGGEGHDTTMGDEGNDSVTGDAGIDTCLGGGGNDTITAGDGGDSGYGNAGDDVMDGGTGDDTTYGGEGNDSVLSGEGDDTSSGDLGDDMIEGDLGSDMGLGGEGNDTIVGGDGHETIYGNTNDDVLNGNTGNDSLYGGQGNDIIRGGQDADWITGDLGDDVVYGDMGNDILIGGGGADVLIGGEGNDVFTLESGMGADTVVDFVIGQDTFSLSAGLTFEGLTIVQGSDAQANDTLIKIAGSEELVATLTGVQASSITSADFTLI; encoded by the coding sequence ATGGAAACGACGATCGAAACCTTACCAGGCGACACCAACGATACCCTCACCGGAGGCACCGCCAGCGATACCCTCACCGGAGGCACCACCACCGAGCCAACAACCCCCACCGAGCCGGTTGACGAGACAGCCGTTCTGACACCAACAGGCACCAACACAACAGACGGCAGCACCGACACTAGCTCTATAGACGGCAGCACTGGCACCGACACAACAGGCGACAGCACCTTATCTGGCGGCGAAAGCGATACCCTACAAGGTGCCGTCGACTACGATACCATCATTGCTACCTCCGGCGAGAGCAGTTTACCAGGCACCACCAGCACAGACAGCTTAGGTGGCGCTGAAGAACCCAGCACCTTACCTGGTGGCGAAAGCACCTTACCTGGCGGCGAAAGCACCTTACCTGGTGGCGAAAGCACCTTACCTGGCGGCGAAAGCACCTTACCTGGCGGCGAAAGCACCTTACCTGGTGGCGAAAGCACCTTACCTGGCGGCGAAAGCACCTTACCTGGTGGCGAAAGCACCTTACCTGGTGGCGAAAGCACCTTACCTGGCGGCGAAAGCACCTTACCTGGCGGCGAAGGCCCCACCACCCCAACAAGTGGCGACTCTACATTTGAATCTGGAACCTTCGTAGTTGGAGAAAGCGGCGAAGTTAGCTTCAGCTATGAGTGGGACGGCGGAGACTATAAAGGCGAAGTCGGCATCTTCAACCTGGAAGGGATGGAAGAGTTTGAGCCTGGGTCTGAAGAATTTATCCAAGAAGCCGCTACTCGAGCTGTGAGCAACTCTGCTCAGGGTTATGTGGTCATTAAAGATGCCGAAGAAGGAGCCAAGTCTGAGGGAGAGCTGCCTTGGGAAGAAAACTTCAACGAAGGAGAATATGCTGGGCCAAAAACCTTTGAAATGGCTGCCGGCAGTACATTTGGCGTCATATTCTCGCCCAATGGCACAGTGCAAGGACTCGCTGAAGATCCAACCCTGAGTGGTGACGAGTATCCGTTATTCTCAATAGCCACAGCCAACCCTGATGATGCCTTACAGGTTGGCCAGCTTGCAGATGTCACCGGCGAAGGCAGCGTCTTCGTCATGGAAGACGTGTATGTTGGTAACCCAAACTCAGATGCAGACTACAACGACTTCATCATCAGAGTCGAGGGTGCTGTTGGAGAAGCACCCTCCATTGATGAATATATCAACCCCGATAAAGATTGGCGCGAGGAAGAAGCCGGTCAAGCCCTCATAGAAGACCTCAACAGTGGCGAAGGCGAAGAACCTACCGGCGGCGAAGGCGAAGAACCTACCGGCGGCGAAGGCGAAGAACCTACCGGCGGCGAAGGCGAAGAACCTACCGGCGGCGAAGGCGAAGAACCTACCGGCGGTGGCGGTGAACTTCCTCCAAACCTCCCAGACGGTGGCAACACCGGCGGCGAGTTCCCAGGCGGCGGCAACACCGGCGGCGAATTCCCAGGCGGCGGCAACACCGGCGGTGAGTTCCCAGGCGGCGGCAACAGTGGTGGCAACGGCAACGATACCCTAACTGGTAGCGAAGGCAGTGACACCCTAAACGGCGGAGCCGGCAATGACACCTTAGATTGTGGTGGTGGCGACGACACTGCTACCGGCGGCGAAGGTGACGACGACATCGACGGCGAAGAGGGTGACGACGATATCGACGGGAATGCCGGCAACGATACAGTCATCGGTGGTGTCGGCAACGATATAGCTGGCGGCGGTGAAGGTAACGATTCCGTTGATGGCAGTGACGGTAACGACACTGTCGAAGGTGATGTCGGCAATGACACCTGCGTAGGTGGCGGCGGCAATGACACCATCGTAGGTGGCGAAGGCGACGATGACACCAGTGGCGATGACGGTAGCGACACCGTTGATGGCGGTATCGGTAACGACACCGTTGATGGTGGCGCCGGCGATGACACCTGCGAAGGCGCAGAAGGCTCTGACACCGTTGATGGTGGCGAAGGCAATGACACCGTTGATGGTGGCACCGGCGAAGACAGCGTTGATGGTGGAGAAGGCGATGACACCTGCGAAGGCGCAGAAGGCAATGACAGCGTTGATGGTGGCACCGGCGAAGACAGCGTTGATGGTGGAGAAGGCGATGACACCTGCGAAGGTGGAGAAGGCGATGACACACTAGGCGGTGGCGACGGCGACGATGACGCCAGTGGAGATGAAGGCGACGACGTAATCGAGGGTGAAGGCGGCTCTGACACCTGCCAAGGCGGAGAAGGCTCTGACACGATCGTCAGTGGCGACGGCAACGATGCCGGTAGTGGAGATGAGGGTGAGGACGTAATCGACGGTGGCACCGGCGATGACATCAACTCAGGTGGAGGCGACAATGACACAGTCCTCGGTGGCGAAGGCCACGACACCACTATGGGTGATGAGGGTAACGACAGCGTTACGGGTGATGCCGGTATAGACACCTGCCTCGGCGGTGGCGGTAATGACACTATCACTGCTGGCGATGGTGGCGACTCTGGCTACGGCAACGCCGGCGATGATGTCATGGATGGCGGCACAGGTGACGATACGACCTACGGCGGTGAAGGCAACGATTCTGTCTTGTCTGGCGAAGGCGACGACACCAGCTCTGGCGACCTCGGTGATGACATGATCGAGGGTGACCTGGGTTCTGATATGGGCCTGGGCGGTGAAGGTAATGACACAATCGTTGGCGGCGACGGTCATGAGACAATCTACGGCAACACCAACGACGACGTTCTCAACGGTAACACCGGCAACGACAGTCTGTATGGTGGCCAAGGTAACGACATTATCCGGGGCGGTCAAGACGCTGACTGGATCACTGGTGACCTGGGTGATGACGTTGTCTACGGTGACATGGGTAATGACATCCTCATCGGTGGCGGCGGCGCAGACGTGCTTATCGGTGGTGAAGGTAACGATGTCTTCACACTCGAGTCCGGTATGGGTGCTGACACAGTCGTTGACTTCGTCATCGGTCAAGATACCTTCAGCTTGTCTGCCGGTTTAACCTTCGAAGGGTTAACGATTGTTCAAGGCAGCGACGCGCAAGCTAACGACACCTTGATCAAGATTGCCGGCAGCGAGGAACTGGTAGCTACCCTCACAGGTGTGCAAGCCAGCTCAATCACCAGCGCTGATTTCACTCTGATCTAA
- a CDS encoding SOS response-associated peptidase: MCGRYSLSVQAEKIAEYFAIKDVPQVPVRYNIAPTQQVATVSLADGQTHRQFQWMRWGLIPSWAKDIKIGARLINARAETVTQKPAFRSSFKRKRCLVIADGFYEWQKVGKQKQPYYFQMKDGSPFAFAGLWDSWQPPEGETIISCTFLTTVANEVLQPVHDRMPVILQPEAYTQWLDPQNKNPEELLRLLGPYPEAAMKTYPVSTLVNSPTNDVHECIEESA, encoded by the coding sequence ATGTGTGGACGATATAGCTTGAGCGTGCAAGCCGAGAAAATAGCTGAATACTTTGCGATTAAAGACGTACCGCAGGTGCCGGTGCGCTACAATATCGCACCCACCCAACAAGTCGCAACAGTGTCTCTAGCAGATGGACAAACTCACCGGCAGTTTCAGTGGATGCGCTGGGGTTTGATTCCAAGTTGGGCGAAAGATATTAAAATTGGGGCGCGTTTGATTAATGCTAGGGCCGAAACCGTAACACAAAAGCCGGCCTTTCGCAGTTCTTTTAAACGCAAACGCTGCTTAGTCATTGCCGATGGATTTTATGAATGGCAAAAAGTCGGTAAGCAAAAACAGCCCTACTATTTCCAGATGAAGGACGGTTCACCGTTTGCTTTTGCCGGCTTGTGGGACTCATGGCAACCCCCAGAAGGCGAAACGATCATATCCTGCACCTTTCTGACAACAGTGGCTAACGAAGTTTTGCAGCCGGTGCATGACAGAATGCCGGTGATTTTGCAGCCTGAAGCCTACACTCAATGGCTTGACCCTCAAAACAAGAATCCAGAAGAACTTTTGCGACTACTGGGACCCTATCCAGAAGCAGCTATGAAAACTTATCCAGTCAGCACCTTAGTCAATAGCCCCACCAACGATGTACACGAGTGTATTGAAGAGAGCGCTTAA
- a CDS encoding metal ABC transporter ATP-binding protein, with protein MSNLDRPNGGPLPSPNLQIPILKVQNLTVYQGNYPAIQDVSFELQPGTDTAIVGPNGAGKSTLVQAVLGLIPRTAGQIQLFGRPMERLGNLCHQLGYVPQNFLFDRSFPITVWELVGLGWVKGLNHQNPKFKWFWQTNPEKIAAVTAALHRVDAYRLRHQAIGTLSGGQMKRVLLAYCLVWPRRLLVLDEAFAGVDAQGEAEFYALLNQLKREQNWTVLQISHDLDMICRHCDRVICLNQRVVCTGQPDIALAPQNLLATYGPAFSRYHHNH; from the coding sequence GTGAGCAACCTCGACCGGCCTAACGGTGGCCCATTACCCTCTCCAAACCTCCAGATCCCAATCCTGAAGGTACAAAATCTGACGGTATATCAAGGCAACTATCCGGCGATTCAGGATGTCTCATTTGAGTTGCAACCTGGAACGGATACAGCGATTGTTGGCCCTAATGGTGCCGGTAAAAGTACGTTGGTGCAAGCAGTTTTGGGTTTAATTCCGCGCACAGCCGGCCAGATCCAACTATTTGGTCGGCCTATGGAACGGCTGGGAAACCTGTGCCACCAACTCGGCTATGTGCCGCAAAACTTTCTCTTTGATCGCTCATTTCCAATTACTGTCTGGGAATTGGTGGGGTTGGGATGGGTGAAAGGGTTAAACCATCAAAATCCAAAATTTAAGTGGTTTTGGCAAACCAACCCAGAAAAAATAGCAGCAGTAACCGCTGCCTTGCACCGAGTAGATGCTTACCGGCTGCGTCACCAAGCCATCGGCACCTTAAGTGGTGGCCAGATGAAACGGGTGTTGCTGGCGTATTGCTTGGTTTGGCCACGCCGGCTGTTAGTGCTTGATGAAGCATTTGCCGGCGTAGACGCGCAGGGAGAAGCGGAGTTCTACGCCTTGCTTAACCAACTCAAACGCGAACAAAATTGGACAGTGCTGCAAATTTCTCACGATTTGGATATGATTTGCCGGCATTGTGATCGCGTTATTTGCCTTAACCAAAGAGTCGTGTGCACTGGCCAACCCGACATTGCTTTAGCGCCTCAAAACTTGTTAGCCACTTATGGGCCGGCCTTTAGCCGGTATCACCACAACCACTGA
- a CDS encoding metal ABC transporter solute-binding protein, Zn/Mn family, producing the protein MKSPNLQHLLPALLLLTIATGCNQTPPTPLSDSQNAPPSSKQLKVVATFLPIYWFTKAVAGDKAEVEILIPPGTEVHEYQATPANVRSLAQADVLVKNGLDLEEFLKATVKNAQNQKLKEIEASKGIQTLQEISPVVKPIESAGKEDTDHDHNETQNGSGNPHVWIDPVLAKQQVQNIRDGLIAADPDNKSSYQANAAAYIQQLEQLDSRFKQQLQKYPNCTFVTFHDAYPYLAKRYQLQQVAVVNIPEQSISPADVGKTIAAVKQYNVKALFGEPGVDNKLLQSLSQDLNLTLRPLNSLESGPLDPQHYFTAMQTNLQTIESACQ; encoded by the coding sequence GTGAAAAGTCCCAACTTGCAGCACTTGCTGCCGGCATTATTGCTGCTGACTATCGCCACCGGCTGCAACCAAACCCCCCCCACACCCCTGTCTGACAGCCAAAATGCACCGCCTAGCTCAAAACAACTGAAAGTCGTAGCTACCTTTCTCCCGATCTATTGGTTCACCAAAGCAGTAGCCGGCGACAAAGCAGAAGTAGAAATTTTAATCCCCCCGGGCACAGAAGTGCATGAGTACCAAGCCACACCGGCAAACGTGCGATCACTAGCACAAGCAGATGTGCTCGTTAAAAATGGTTTGGACTTAGAAGAATTTCTAAAAGCAACCGTAAAAAACGCCCAAAACCAGAAGCTGAAAGAAATAGAGGCAAGTAAAGGCATTCAAACCTTACAGGAAATTTCCCCAGTCGTAAAGCCAATTGAGAGTGCCGGCAAAGAAGACACCGATCACGACCATAATGAAACTCAGAACGGAAGCGGCAACCCCCACGTCTGGATTGATCCAGTCTTAGCGAAACAACAGGTACAAAATATTCGTGATGGCTTAATTGCAGCCGATCCAGACAATAAATCCTCATATCAAGCCAATGCTGCTGCTTACATCCAGCAATTGGAACAGCTAGACAGCCGGTTTAAACAGCAGCTGCAAAAGTATCCCAACTGCACCTTTGTCACATTCCACGACGCCTATCCCTACCTCGCCAAGCGATATCAGCTGCAACAAGTCGCCGTTGTTAATATCCCAGAACAAAGCATTTCCCCCGCTGATGTGGGAAAAACCATTGCAGCCGTAAAACAATACAACGTCAAAGCACTATTTGGGGAACCGGGAGTAGATAATAAGTTGCTGCAAAGTCTTTCCCAAGACCTCAACTTAACCCTGCGTCCTCTAAACTCATTAGAATCTGGCCCGCTCGATCCGCAGCATTACTTTACAGCGATGCAAACCAATCTGCAAACCATTGAATCTGCCTGTCAATAG
- a CDS encoding tetratricopeptide repeat protein, translating to MQTSLEQKTLFWPSRTQIVRLACSAAGILLLLSVAADLRPVFAQQSQQSKPDEPYTSPLEITKPDPLLPQWPLKKPLTPLEVQALTTALDELNQQATAQLQAGNLAEAFKIWYRELRLRRFLGPLAEVEALTRVAKIALSQNQTTQVQLITQRLQVIYLEAQAQPPITPQLLQALGDVFVLVQAKQSAVDVYQQILANAQARQDVPAQEIALKTIAELYFGGLNFSEAAVAYEQLLAISEAKVNRSEQTRLEEDTYLQQLAFIYAHSQQHQKALDVRTKILNRYRIAKDPTQVAALKIAMGEDYEVLGRLGKAAQFYQEAYTLAWQLQQYARAGEALQNLAALYLSQNELEAALQVYQILVVVDQRGYNFFGMMDTYDRIGKIYLARQAFTQALAAFQKGLEIAQQLKYQEDYFSRQIELVNQKRSP from the coding sequence ATGCAAACGTCGCTTGAGCAAAAAACTTTATTTTGGCCAAGCCGCACTCAAATTGTGAGGCTAGCTTGTTCCGCCGCCGGCATCCTTTTGCTGCTGTCGGTGGCAGCCGATCTTAGGCCGGTTTTTGCTCAGCAGTCCCAGCAATCTAAGCCGGATGAGCCTTATACTAGCCCCTTGGAGATTACCAAACCCGATCCCCTGCTGCCTCAATGGCCCTTAAAAAAGCCGCTAACTCCTCTAGAAGTTCAAGCTTTAACCACTGCACTAGATGAACTCAACCAGCAGGCAACTGCTCAGCTACAAGCGGGAAATTTAGCGGAAGCATTTAAAATCTGGTATCGAGAATTGCGGTTGCGCCGCTTTCTTGGCCCTCTGGCCGAAGTAGAAGCCTTAACCAGAGTAGCGAAAATTGCCCTAAGTCAAAATCAGACAACACAAGTCCAGCTGATCACCCAACGCTTGCAGGTCATTTATCTAGAAGCACAAGCGCAACCCCCCATTACTCCCCAATTGCTGCAAGCTTTAGGAGATGTGTTTGTATTGGTGCAAGCGAAACAATCCGCTGTCGATGTTTACCAACAAATTCTAGCCAACGCACAAGCGAGGCAAGATGTGCCGGCACAAGAAATTGCCCTGAAAACAATTGCCGAACTTTACTTTGGCGGATTAAACTTCTCTGAAGCAGCCGTTGCTTACGAGCAACTATTAGCAATTAGTGAAGCCAAAGTAAATCGCAGTGAGCAAACTCGCTTAGAAGAAGATACCTATCTCCAACAACTAGCTTTTATTTACGCGCATTCCCAGCAACACCAAAAAGCCCTAGATGTCCGCACAAAAATTTTAAATCGCTACCGAATTGCCAAAGATCCGACTCAAGTAGCAGCGCTTAAAATCGCAATGGGAGAAGATTATGAAGTATTAGGTCGGCTCGGCAAAGCTGCCCAATTTTATCAAGAAGCTTACACCTTAGCATGGCAATTGCAGCAATACGCGAGAGCCGGCGAAGCATTGCAAAACTTAGCCGCGCTTTATCTCTCACAGAACGAACTCGAAGCAGCATTGCAAGTTTATCAAATTTTAGTCGTTGTCGATCAAAGAGGTTACAACTTCTTTGGCATGATGGATACTTATGATCGAATCGGTAAAATATATTTAGCTCGTCAAGCTTTCACCCAAGCTCTAGCAGCTTTTCAAAAAGGATTAGAAATTGCCCAGCAACTAAAATATCAAGAAGATTATTTTTCTCGCCAAATTGAACTAGTTAATCAAAAACGATCTCCTTAG
- a CDS encoding esterase-like activity of phytase family protein, whose amino-acid sequence MSREFVNISACYRAISGVLAKLSLGKTGLNVRWFVSWVLVPALVLSNLLTGCTLPQVTAEQGNSLPAQEKTLSPAQERRILAAEKRIFLDLSLEFLGEYQLPPQTFEDTPVGGLSGIAYDRKRDRFYAISDDPSAFAPARFYTLRLALNSDSAGEISIQNVEVEGVTQLIGEDGQPFARDLINPEGIAFAPPNSIFVASEGIANLDIPPFLQKFDLNTGQWQQNLPIPPRYIPDRSNPDNRQGVQNNLGFESLTVDSAGVGEPLRLFTATELPLEQDRDPPSADQEVKNRLMHYLISDLPPLLISEHLYLMDTGPRWSVANGLTELLTLNRGGHFLGLERSLGFLGYGGKIYQLATGAATDTSGIASLKGELRKIEPVRKKLLLDLSTLGITLDNLEGMTLGPRLPDGTESLLLVSDNNFDEAQVTQFLLFRLKQGH is encoded by the coding sequence GTGAGCAGAGAATTTGTAAACATTAGCGCTTGCTATCGGGCTATATCAGGCGTTTTGGCGAAACTTTCTTTAGGAAAGACGGGATTGAACGTTCGTTGGTTCGTTTCTTGGGTGTTAGTACCGGCACTTGTTCTATCCAATTTACTCACCGGCTGTACTTTACCCCAAGTGACCGCTGAACAAGGGAATTCGCTGCCGGCGCAGGAAAAAACTTTGTCGCCGGCACAGGAAAGAAGGATACTAGCGGCTGAGAAACGGATTTTTCTGGATCTGTCCCTAGAATTTTTAGGCGAGTACCAACTGCCCCCACAAACGTTTGAGGATACGCCCGTAGGGGGTTTATCCGGTATTGCCTATGATCGCAAGCGAGACCGCTTCTATGCAATCTCTGACGATCCCAGTGCCTTTGCGCCGGCTCGATTTTACACCCTCCGCCTCGCTCTTAATTCTGACAGTGCCGGTGAAATTAGCATTCAAAATGTTGAAGTTGAAGGCGTTACCCAACTAATTGGTGAGGATGGCCAACCCTTTGCACGGGATTTGATCAACCCTGAAGGAATTGCCTTCGCACCGCCGAATAGCATCTTTGTGGCCAGCGAAGGAATTGCAAATCTGGATATTCCTCCGTTTTTACAAAAATTCGATCTTAATACCGGCCAGTGGCAGCAAAATTTACCCATCCCGCCGCGCTATATCCCCGATAGGAGTAATCCTGATAACCGGCAGGGGGTGCAAAATAATTTGGGGTTTGAATCTTTAACGGTAGACTCAGCAGGCGTTGGGGAACCGCTTCGCCTGTTTACAGCCACCGAGTTGCCTCTGGAACAGGATCGCGATCCGCCAAGCGCTGATCAAGAGGTCAAAAACCGGCTGATGCATTATTTAATTAGCGATCTGCCCCCACTGTTAATTTCTGAACATCTCTATTTGATGGATACAGGGCCACGGTGGTCGGTTGCCAATGGTTTGACTGAGTTATTGACGCTGAATCGCGGTGGCCATTTTCTGGGTTTGGAACGTTCTTTGGGTTTCTTGGGGTATGGGGGCAAGATTTATCAACTGGCCACCGGCGCGGCAACAGATACCTCTGGGATTGCCAGTCTCAAAGGTGAATTGCGAAAAATTGAGCCGGTGAGGAAAAAGTTATTGCTAGATTTGAGCACTTTGGGAATTACTTTAGACAATTTGGAGGGGATGACGCTTGGCCCTCGATTGCCAGATGGGACAGAGAGTTTACTTTTGGTCAGTGATAACAATTTCGATGAAGCGCAAGTCACGCAGTTTTTGTTGTTTCGTCTCAAACAAGGGCATTGA
- a CDS encoding chromophore lyase CpcT/CpeT, giving the protein MTHSTDIATLARWMACDFSNQQQAFENPPFFAHIRVCMRPLPVELLGGMSLYLEQAYDYMLNEPYRVRVLKLVPAEDHIKIENYAVEGEEQFYGASRQSERLKDLTVERLKLLPGCTFITHWTGNGFKGEVEPGKGCIVVRKGKTTYLDSFFEIDEHKFVSHDRGRDPETDEHLWGALAGPFEFVRCGSFADEIAVSA; this is encoded by the coding sequence ATGACCCACTCGACGGATATTGCCACGTTGGCCCGCTGGATGGCTTGTGACTTTAGCAACCAGCAACAAGCTTTTGAAAATCCTCCTTTTTTTGCCCACATTCGTGTTTGTATGCGACCTCTGCCGGTAGAACTCCTCGGTGGCATGAGTCTTTATTTAGAGCAGGCGTATGATTATATGCTCAATGAGCCTTACCGAGTGCGGGTTTTAAAGTTGGTGCCGGCAGAGGATCACATCAAAATTGAGAATTATGCGGTTGAGGGAGAAGAACAGTTTTATGGGGCTTCTCGCCAAAGCGAACGGTTAAAAGACCTCACGGTTGAGCGGCTGAAACTCTTACCAGGCTGCACGTTTATCACTCACTGGACAGGGAACGGCTTTAAAGGCGAAGTGGAACCGGGTAAAGGTTGCATTGTGGTGCGTAAAGGAAAAACGACTTATCTTGACAGTTTCTTTGAAATTGATGAACACAAATTCGTCAGCCATGATCGGGGACGAGATCCAGAAACCGACGAACATCTCTGGGGTGCACTTGCCGGCCCATTTGAATTTGTCCGCTGTGGCAGTTTTGCTGATGAGATCGCTGTAAGCGCTTAA
- a CDS encoding NAD-dependent epimerase/dehydratase family protein, which produces MRVLVIGGDGYCGWATALYLSNQGYEVGILDSLVRRHWDLELCVETLTPIAPIQQRIQRWRDLTGKSIDLFVGDINNYDFLKQSLCRFEPTTIVHFGEQRSAPFSMIDREHAVLTQVNNVVGTLNLLYAMKEHFPDCHLVKLGTMGEYGTPNIDIEEGYITIEHNGRKDTLPYPKQPGSFYHASKVHDSTNIQFACRIWGLRATDLNQGVVYGVLTEETGMDELLINRLDYDGVFGTALNRFCIQAAIGHPLTVYGKGGQTRGFLDIRDTVRCMELAIANPAQPGEFRVFNQFTELFSIGDLAMMVKKAGNAVGLDVEIQNVDNPRVEKEEHYFNAKNTNLLDLGLQPHYLSDSLLDSLLNFAIKYKNRVDKEQILPKVSWRR; this is translated from the coding sequence ATGAGAGTCCTGGTTATTGGCGGTGATGGCTATTGCGGTTGGGCAACCGCACTTTATCTTTCTAACCAAGGTTACGAAGTCGGCATTTTAGATAGCTTAGTGCGGCGGCACTGGGATCTAGAACTTTGTGTAGAAACCCTGACTCCGATTGCGCCGATCCAGCAACGTATCCAGCGCTGGCGCGATCTCACCGGCAAATCCATCGACTTATTCGTTGGGGACATCAACAATTATGATTTCCTCAAACAATCGCTGTGCCGGTTTGAACCTACCACAATCGTCCACTTTGGCGAACAGCGTTCCGCACCTTTCTCCATGATTGACCGCGAACACGCAGTTCTGACCCAAGTCAACAACGTCGTGGGAACGTTGAATCTGCTGTACGCCATGAAAGAACATTTCCCAGATTGCCACTTGGTAAAACTGGGGACAATGGGTGAGTATGGCACGCCGAATATCGATATTGAAGAAGGATACATCACCATCGAACACAACGGGCGCAAGGATACCTTACCGTATCCCAAGCAACCGGGTAGCTTCTATCATGCCAGTAAAGTCCATGACAGCACGAACATCCAGTTTGCTTGCCGGATCTGGGGTTTGCGGGCGACTGATTTAAATCAAGGCGTTGTTTACGGCGTCTTGACAGAAGAAACCGGCATGGATGAACTTTTAATCAACCGACTGGATTATGATGGCGTGTTTGGGACAGCCTTGAACCGTTTTTGCATCCAGGCCGCAATTGGCCATCCCCTAACCGTTTATGGCAAGGGTGGACAAACGCGGGGCTTCTTAGACATTCGCGACACAGTTCGGTGCATGGAATTAGCAATTGCTAACCCAGCGCAACCCGGTGAATTTCGAGTCTTTAACCAGTTCACCGAACTGTTTAGCATCGGCGACTTAGCCATGATGGTGAAAAAGGCCGGCAATGCAGTCGGATTAGATGTAGAAATCCAAAACGTTGATAATCCCAGAGTTGAAAAAGAAGAGCATTATTTCAATGCTAAAAACACCAACCTTCTTGATCTGGGTTTGCAGCCTCACTATCTCTCTGATTCGCTGTTAGATTCATTGCTGAACTTTGCCATTAAGTACAAAAACCGCGTTGATAAAGAGCAAATTCTGCCCAAAGTTTCTTGGCGTCGATAA